The following are encoded in a window of Alosa sapidissima isolate fAloSap1 chromosome 12, fAloSap1.pri, whole genome shotgun sequence genomic DNA:
- the tbxa2r gene encoding thromboxane A2 receptor isoform X2, translated as MQPHVIDSNWTSPSANETPLCYSISSPPYSYTSTLASAYFSAVFSGLGLSSNLFALVVLLRALSLRCAARSASRPGSRPPRSSRSSFLIFLCGLVFTDFMGLMVTGSIVVSFHATQFNWRRLDPHCHFCNFMGTSMVFYGLCPLLLGAAMAVERFMGINRPFSRSGNMSRRRACLMVALVWLFAGTVALLPQVGVGSYHIQYPGSWCFLHISAELGRDLTFCLVFSLVGLLSLATSFLLNTVSVVTLLRVCCGPDAVQRRRDHEVEMMVQLIFIMLIASVCWCPLLMYILMSALLGAPVKPDYILFGLRLATCNQICDPWVYILCQESRLRCLLQRLCCGETRPRSPTCCSGFASLRGTRSWIPGSTSCSDVLS; from the exons ATGCAGCCACATGTGATTGACAGCAACTGGACCTCCCCCTCAGCCAATGAGACGCCGCTGTGCTACTCCATCAGCAGCCCGCCCTACAGCTACACGAGCACGCTGGCGTCGGCGTACTTCTCTGCGGTGTTCAGCGGGCTGGGTCTGAGCTCCAACCTGTTCGccctggtggtgctgctgcggGCGCTCTCTCTGCGCTGCGCCGCACGGTCCGCCTCTCGGCCCGGCTCTCGACCGCCACGCTCCTCGCGCTCCtccttcctcatcttcctctgcGGCCTCGTCTTCACCGACTTCATGGGCCTGATGGTCACCGGCTCCATCGTGGTCTCGTTCCACGCCACGCAGTTCAACTGGCGCCGGCTGGACCCGCACTGCCACTTCTGCAACTTCATGGGCACGTCCATGGTGTTCTACGGGCTGTGCCCGCTCCTGCTGGGCGCCGCCATGGCCGTGGAGCGCTTCATGGGCATCAACAGGCCCTTCTCGCGCTCGGGCAACATGTCGCGGCGCCGCGCCTGCCTGATGGTGGCGCTGGTGTGGCTGTTTGCGGGCACCGTGGCGCTGCTCCCCCAGGTGGGCGTTGGCAGCTACCACATCCAGTACCCGGGCTCCTGGTGCTTCCTACACATCAGCGCCGAGCTCGGACGTGACCTCACCTTCTGCCTGGTGTTCTCGCTGGTGGGGCTGCTGTCGCTGGCCACGTCCTTCCTGCTCAACACGGTCAGCGTGGTCACTCTGCTGCGCGTGTGCTGCGGGCCGGACGCGGTCCAGAGACGGCGGGACCACGAGGTGGAGATGATGGTGCAGCTCATCTTCATCATGCTCATCGCCTCCGTCTGCTGGTGCCCTCTGCTG ATGTATATTCTCATGAGTGCCCTGTTGGGGGCACCAGTGAAACCTGACTACATTCTGTTCGGCCTGCGTTTGGCCACCTGTAATCAGATCTGTGACCCCTGGGTCTACATCCTGTGTCAGGAGTCCAGGCTGAG gTGTTTATTGCAGCGACTGTGTTGCGGGGAGACACGGCCCAGATCCCCTACCTGCTGCTCTGGCTTCGCTTCGCTACGTGGAACCAGATCCTGGATCCCTGGGTCTACATCCTGTTCCGACGTTCTGTCCTGA
- the tbxa2r gene encoding thromboxane A2 receptor isoform X1 — MQPHVIDSNWTSPSANETPLCYSISSPPYSYTSTLASAYFSAVFSGLGLSSNLFALVVLLRALSLRCAARSASRPGSRPPRSSRSSFLIFLCGLVFTDFMGLMVTGSIVVSFHATQFNWRRLDPHCHFCNFMGTSMVFYGLCPLLLGAAMAVERFMGINRPFSRSGNMSRRRACLMVALVWLFAGTVALLPQVGVGSYHIQYPGSWCFLHISAELGRDLTFCLVFSLVGLLSLATSFLLNTVSVVTLLRVCCGPDAVQRRRDHEVEMMVQLIFIMLIASVCWCPLLVFIAATVLRGDTAQIPYLLLWLRFATWNQILDPWVYILFRRSVLKHVYPPMDWSRGSILSLYTSVRKLTRASLGPEGGAKGSEQSPTPPQTNPPADQS; from the exons ATGCAGCCACATGTGATTGACAGCAACTGGACCTCCCCCTCAGCCAATGAGACGCCGCTGTGCTACTCCATCAGCAGCCCGCCCTACAGCTACACGAGCACGCTGGCGTCGGCGTACTTCTCTGCGGTGTTCAGCGGGCTGGGTCTGAGCTCCAACCTGTTCGccctggtggtgctgctgcggGCGCTCTCTCTGCGCTGCGCCGCACGGTCCGCCTCTCGGCCCGGCTCTCGACCGCCACGCTCCTCGCGCTCCtccttcctcatcttcctctgcGGCCTCGTCTTCACCGACTTCATGGGCCTGATGGTCACCGGCTCCATCGTGGTCTCGTTCCACGCCACGCAGTTCAACTGGCGCCGGCTGGACCCGCACTGCCACTTCTGCAACTTCATGGGCACGTCCATGGTGTTCTACGGGCTGTGCCCGCTCCTGCTGGGCGCCGCCATGGCCGTGGAGCGCTTCATGGGCATCAACAGGCCCTTCTCGCGCTCGGGCAACATGTCGCGGCGCCGCGCCTGCCTGATGGTGGCGCTGGTGTGGCTGTTTGCGGGCACCGTGGCGCTGCTCCCCCAGGTGGGCGTTGGCAGCTACCACATCCAGTACCCGGGCTCCTGGTGCTTCCTACACATCAGCGCCGAGCTCGGACGTGACCTCACCTTCTGCCTGGTGTTCTCGCTGGTGGGGCTGCTGTCGCTGGCCACGTCCTTCCTGCTCAACACGGTCAGCGTGGTCACTCTGCTGCGCGTGTGCTGCGGGCCGGACGCGGTCCAGAGACGGCGGGACCACGAGGTGGAGATGATGGTGCAGCTCATCTTCATCATGCTCATCGCCTCCGTCTGCTGGTGCCCTCTGCTG gTGTTTATTGCAGCGACTGTGTTGCGGGGAGACACGGCCCAGATCCCCTACCTGCTGCTCTGGCTTCGCTTCGCTACGTGGAACCAGATCCTGGATCCCTGGGTCTACATCCTGTTCCGACGTTCTGTCCTGAAGCACGTCTACCCGCCCATGGACTGGTCCCGCGGCTCCATCCTCTCCCTCTACACCTCCGTCCGCAAGCTCACGCGCGCTTCACTGGGGCCCGAGGGGGGGGCCAAGGGGAGCGAACAGTCCCCCACGCCCCCTCAGACCAACCCCCCAGCTGACCAGTcctga
- the gipc3 gene encoding PDZ domain-containing protein GIPC3, whose protein sequence is MSPKRQDARDLTRRTPTGPQLASFQRAPLAANGPHGRPRSPVLRCLATLISNSAGGRQQVAASSVQPANATSSIQRESPAQQVSYVQYPERESSSAARWHPPPPPELDPPAHSPPPPPPELDPPAHSPPPPPPPPPPPPPEPPQTVPSAPPLPPGSPPPGPPPCVRPRLVFHAQLAHGSPTGRIHGFTNVKELYAKIAEAFSISPSEILFCTLNSHKVDMQKLLGGQIGLEDFIFAHVRGETKEVEVTKTEDALGLTITDNGAGYAFIKRIKESSTIDRLHTVCVGDHIEAINDQSIVGCRHYEVAKMLKEQPRGVPFTLRLVGPKKAFDMIGQRTRAPKSSEGKMVSGRETLRLRSKGGATVQEVPNEFEERATRKVDDLLESYMGIRDLELATTIVEAGKDKRNPDDFAEALDSVLGDFAFPDVFLFDVWGALGDVKNGRF, encoded by the exons CATGGCAGACCGCGCTCACCTGTCCTGCGTTGCCTGGCAACGCTCATCTCTAATTCAGCAGGTGGCAGGCAGCAGGTGGCAGCGTCGTCAGTCCAGCCCGCAAACGCCACATCCAGCATCCAGAGAGAGAGTCCAGCTCAGCAGGTCAGCTACGTCCAGTATCCAGAGAGAGAGTCCAGCTCAGCAG CCCGCTGGCACCCCCCTCCACCGCCGGAGCTGGACCCCCCTGCCCACAGccctccccccccaccaccgGAGCTGGACCCCCCTGCCCACAGCCCTCCCCCCCCACCGCCACCtccgccgccaccgccaccggAACCCCCCCAGACCGTCCCGTCTGCTCCtccgctgccccccggctctcCGCCCCCTGGACCCCCGCCCTGCGTGCGGCCGCGGCTGGTCTTCCACGCGCAGCTGGCCCACGGCAGCCCCACCGGCCGCATCCACGGCTTCACCAACGTCAAGGAGCTCTACGCCAAGATCGCCGAGGCCTTCAGCATCTCGCCCTCGGAG atccTCTTCTGCACGCTGAACTCCCATAAGGTGGACATGCAGAAGCTGCTGGGGGGTCAGATCGGGCTGGAGGACTTCATCTTCGCCCACGTGCGGGGAGAGACCAAAGAGGTGGAGGTCACTAAGACCGAGGATGCACTGGGGCTCACCATTACCGACAACGGGGCCGGATACGCCTTCATCAAG aggatAAAGGAAAGCAGCACGATTGACCGGTTGCATacggtgtgtgtgggggaccaCATTGAGGCCATTAATGACCAGAGCATCGTGGGCTGCAGGCACTATGAGGTGGCCAAGATGCTCAAAGAGCAGCCCAGAGGGGTCCCCTTCACACTGCGCCTGGTGGGCCCAAAGAAAGCCTTCG ACATGATTGGCCAGAGGACCCGGGCACCCAAATCCAGCGAGGGGAAGATGGTGAGCGGACGAGAGACGCTACGTCTGCGCTCGAAAGGCGGAGCCACCGTACAGGAAGTG cCTAATGAGTTTGAAGAGAGGGCCACTAGGAAGGTGGATGATCTTCTGGAGAGCTACATGGGCATCCGTGACCTGGAGCTGG CCACGACCATTGTAGAGGCGGGAAAAGACAAGAGGAATCCGGACGACTTCGCTGAAGCACTGGACTCCGTCCTTGGTGATTTCGCCTTCCCAGATGTGTTCCTGTTCGACGTGTGGGGTGCTCTTGGAGATGTAAAGAATGGAAGATTCTAG